A window from Corynebacterium urogenitale encodes these proteins:
- a CDS encoding HNH endonuclease signature motif containing protein, which translates to MMLVRGQSTAEITLNIYLPTSVGGETVPAGCVWTAGQWLPPMVSKQWLDRVTHLAAPGWDRCEGYQPTEAIRASVMGRDGHCRFPGCDVPAERCDLDHVHRWNHEAPHGGDSETSTDNLHCLCRKHHRLKTAGQWDITLRRDGTETWTSHGDGHTVTTTPGGVLGRETFEHRAVRRIKNLATHNNQLHHRKEWATTVAAAARMAYQFGTKVDETSSPGTVEAFAEMYAQARSEEGLNIGPANTEEPIEGSEVEWAA; encoded by the coding sequence ATGATGCTCGTGCGCGGGCAGAGCACCGCCGAGATCACGCTGAACATCTATCTCCCGACGTCCGTTGGCGGTGAAACCGTTCCAGCGGGGTGCGTGTGGACAGCGGGCCAGTGGCTCCCGCCGATGGTAAGCAAGCAGTGGCTGGATCGAGTCACACATCTCGCCGCACCCGGGTGGGACCGTTGCGAAGGCTATCAACCGACCGAGGCGATCCGCGCATCTGTCATGGGACGGGACGGGCACTGCCGCTTCCCCGGTTGCGATGTTCCCGCCGAGCGGTGCGACCTCGACCACGTGCACCGATGGAACCATGAGGCGCCGCACGGGGGCGACTCGGAAACTTCCACCGATAACCTTCACTGCCTGTGTCGCAAGCACCATCGCCTAAAAACTGCAGGCCAGTGGGATATCACACTCCGCCGCGACGGTACGGAGACATGGACCTCGCACGGGGATGGCCACACGGTTACCACCACACCCGGAGGTGTACTGGGGCGCGAAACCTTCGAGCATCGCGCAGTGCGGCGTATCAAGAACCTCGCCACACACAACAACCAACTACACCACCGAAAAGAATGGGCTACCACCGTCGCAGCTGCTGCACGTATGGCCTATCAGTTCGGCACGAAGGTGGATGAAACCTCGTCGCCGGGAACCGTCGAAGCCTTTGCCGAAATGTACGCCCAAGCCCGTTCGGAAGAAGGCTTGAACATCGGCCCAGCTAACACCGAGGAGCCCATCGAGGGAAGCGAGGTGGAGTGGGCAGCTTAG
- the ilvA gene encoding threonine ammonia-lyase, biosynthetic, with protein sequence MSASGAEYLRKVVAAPVYRAAKHTPLETMETLSERIGNTVLIKREDLQTVHSFKIRGAFNRIAQMTEDEKARGVVAASAGNHAQGVALSGRELGIRTVIVMPVTTPSIKIDAVRGFGGEVLLHGGNFDEAKAKAVELSETEGMVWVAPFDDEAVIAGQGTIGLELFQDRPNLDRVFVPVGGGGIAAGIAVLLKQLRPEIKVIGVEPAESACLSAALKAGHPVALDHVSLFAEGVAVKTIGAETFRVCSEYLDDVITVTSDEISAAIKDIFDDTRAIAEPAGAVSLAGLKRYAAEHGLEGETLANVLSGANMNFHSLRYVSERAEIGEGGEGIFGVTIPEKKGAFLDFCTILGGRAVTEFSYRVGMRNDNEPARIFVGVQLKDGAKERKAIAADLEAQGYGVVDLSEDEVAKEHVRYMIGGQPPESVEETTFSFEFPEHPGALQHFLEVLGTRWNVTAFHYRSFGMDYGRILAAFENVAGDEEFSEHLEQLGYHVKDVSGSPAYRFFMS encoded by the coding sequence ATGTCTGCATCTGGAGCTGAGTATCTTCGCAAGGTCGTCGCCGCGCCCGTCTATCGCGCGGCGAAGCACACGCCTCTCGAGACGATGGAAACGCTGTCCGAGCGTATCGGCAACACGGTGCTGATTAAGCGCGAGGACCTGCAGACTGTCCACAGCTTCAAGATCCGCGGCGCCTTCAACCGCATTGCGCAGATGACCGAGGATGAAAAAGCCCGCGGTGTGGTCGCGGCCTCTGCCGGTAATCACGCGCAGGGCGTGGCACTGTCCGGTCGTGAACTGGGCATTCGCACGGTCATCGTCATGCCTGTGACCACACCTTCCATCAAGATCGACGCCGTCCGCGGTTTCGGCGGCGAGGTTCTCCTGCATGGCGGCAACTTCGACGAGGCGAAGGCCAAGGCCGTTGAGCTCTCCGAAACTGAGGGCATGGTTTGGGTCGCGCCGTTCGATGATGAGGCCGTCATTGCCGGCCAGGGAACCATCGGCCTTGAGTTGTTCCAGGATCGCCCGAATCTCGATCGCGTATTCGTCCCCGTCGGTGGTGGTGGCATCGCGGCGGGCATCGCAGTTTTGCTCAAGCAGCTGCGTCCCGAGATCAAGGTTATCGGAGTGGAGCCTGCCGAATCCGCCTGTTTGTCCGCCGCGCTGAAGGCCGGGCATCCCGTTGCTCTCGATCACGTCAGCCTGTTTGCCGAGGGCGTGGCAGTGAAGACCATCGGCGCCGAGACTTTCCGTGTGTGCAGCGAATACTTGGACGACGTGATCACTGTGACGTCGGACGAAATCAGCGCGGCGATCAAGGACATCTTCGATGACACCCGCGCCATCGCCGAGCCCGCCGGCGCTGTGTCCCTGGCGGGTCTGAAACGCTACGCGGCTGAGCACGGGCTGGAGGGGGAGACCCTGGCGAACGTGTTGTCCGGTGCGAACATGAACTTCCACTCTCTGCGCTATGTCTCCGAGCGCGCGGAGATCGGCGAGGGTGGCGAGGGCATCTTCGGCGTGACGATCCCGGAGAAGAAGGGTGCGTTCCTGGATTTCTGCACGATCTTGGGTGGTCGTGCCGTGACGGAATTCAGCTACCGTGTGGGCATGCGTAACGATAACGAGCCGGCCCGCATTTTCGTGGGTGTGCAGCTCAAGGATGGTGCGAAGGAGCGCAAGGCCATCGCAGCGGATCTCGAGGCTCAAGGGTATGGCGTGGTCGACCTGTCCGAGGACGAGGTCGCCAAGGAGCATGTGCGCTACATGATTGGTGGCCAGCCTCCGGAGAGTGTGGAGGAGACCACCTTCAGTTTCGAGTTCCCAGAGCACCCCGGCGCGTTGCAACACTTCCTGGAGGTGCTGGGTACGCGCTGGAACGTCACCGCTTTCCACTACCGGAGCTTCGGCATGGACTACGGGCGTATCCTTGCAGCTTTCGAGAATGTCGCTGGTGACGAAGAGTTCTCTGAGCACCTGGAGCAGCTGGGGTACCACGTGAAGGACGTGTCGGGCTCGCCTGCCTACCGGTTCTTCATGAGCTAG
- a CDS encoding 3'-5' exonuclease, translating to MNATAHFDPSHMLSFDLETTGVDPGTAKIVTSALVTINGRDREDLEMLADPGVEIPEAASKVHGITTEHAREHGRPHDEVLAETIERIRTGWGNGATLIVYNATYDLSILRALEPSFTVDGPVFDPFVVDRKMNRFRKGKRTLENVCAHYGVPLDNAHEATADAVAAARVAWKLAREFPELTQFTTEELMVEQATWYYEQQVDLQKWFEKQGKQADVQTSWPIQANID from the coding sequence ATGAACGCGACCGCGCACTTCGATCCCTCCCACATGCTCAGCTTCGACCTCGAGACCACTGGGGTGGATCCGGGGACGGCGAAGATTGTCACTAGTGCCCTCGTGACGATCAATGGGCGCGATCGCGAGGACCTGGAGATGTTGGCGGACCCTGGCGTCGAGATTCCGGAGGCGGCCTCCAAGGTGCATGGCATCACGACTGAGCACGCGCGGGAGCATGGGCGGCCGCACGATGAGGTGCTGGCGGAGACGATCGAACGCATCCGCACGGGATGGGGCAACGGCGCGACGCTCATCGTGTACAACGCGACCTACGACCTGTCGATCCTGCGCGCACTGGAGCCCAGCTTCACGGTCGACGGTCCGGTGTTTGATCCGTTCGTGGTCGACCGGAAGATGAACAGGTTCCGCAAGGGCAAGCGCACACTGGAGAACGTGTGCGCCCACTACGGCGTGCCGCTGGATAATGCCCACGAGGCGACCGCGGATGCGGTGGCTGCTGCGCGTGTGGCGTGGAAGCTCGCGCGCGAATTCCCGGAGCTTACGCAGTTCACCACCGAGGAGCTCATGGTCGAGCAGGCCACCTGGTACTACGAGCAGCAGGTCGACCTGCAGAAGTGGTTCGAGAAGCAGGGCAAGCAAGCCGACGTGCAGACCTCCTGGCCGATCCAGGCCAACATCGACTAG
- a CDS encoding ABC transporter ATP-binding protein, whose translation MNTTTSSPPAQGTPAFSVSELRKTFKPRSPRPVHALRGVSFDIQPGEIVALLGPNGAGKTTLIDMMLGLTSPTSGTLRCLGSTPRKAVQQAKLGAVMQTGGLLSELSVKETIAMISQAYADPLPIDDVLEQAQLKNIASRPVGKCSGGEKQRIRFALAILGKPKILILDEPTAAMDATARHDFWDVMRLQAAEGRTILFATHYLEEAEHFADRIILVAGGEIIADGSVDEVRSLTASLRIECQLPSGVDPTQFPGVTLAERRGTTVTLTTADSDALARYLLTHTEARNLRIEASSLEDTFIALTRKDAS comes from the coding sequence ATGAACACGACCACCAGCTCCCCACCGGCGCAAGGCACACCCGCTTTCTCGGTCAGTGAACTGCGCAAAACCTTCAAACCCCGCAGCCCCCGCCCCGTCCATGCTCTTCGCGGCGTGAGCTTCGACATCCAACCCGGCGAGATCGTCGCCCTGCTCGGCCCCAACGGCGCGGGCAAAACCACCCTCATCGACATGATGCTGGGCCTGACCTCACCCACCTCCGGCACTCTACGCTGCCTCGGCTCCACCCCAAGGAAGGCCGTGCAGCAGGCGAAACTCGGCGCCGTGATGCAGACAGGTGGCCTGCTGTCGGAACTCTCCGTCAAGGAGACCATCGCCATGATCTCCCAGGCCTACGCTGACCCCCTCCCCATCGACGATGTCCTCGAACAGGCCCAGCTCAAGAACATCGCCTCCCGGCCCGTAGGCAAGTGCTCCGGTGGAGAGAAGCAGCGCATCCGCTTCGCGCTGGCGATCCTCGGCAAGCCGAAGATCCTCATCCTCGACGAGCCGACCGCCGCAATGGATGCGACCGCTCGCCACGACTTCTGGGACGTCATGCGTCTCCAGGCCGCCGAAGGGCGCACCATCCTCTTCGCCACCCACTACCTGGAGGAGGCGGAGCATTTTGCCGATCGCATCATCCTCGTCGCCGGTGGAGAGATCATCGCTGATGGATCCGTGGACGAGGTGCGTTCCCTCACGGCTTCGCTGCGTATTGAATGCCAGCTGCCTTCTGGCGTCGATCCCACACAGTTCCCGGGCGTCACACTTGCAGAACGGCGGGGCACCACGGTGACCCTCACCACGGCCGATTCAGATGCCCTGGCCCGCTACCTCCTCACCCACACAGAGGCACGCAACTTGCGCATCGAGGCCTCCAGCCTGGAGGACACGTTCATCGCACTGACCCGAAAGGACGCGTCATGA
- a CDS encoding ABC transporter permease gives MSTATRTLRFALYDLSRLRKDLATLFFSVALPVFFFLLFGAAQEYGDMPLGDGNVSAYVMIGMALYAGITGATAASGSSVVEDQTGWGRQLALTPLSTGQVLFTNLMNIAVRAVLPITAVYITGALTNAFMPAEEWILSFLLTIVAAVPFGFYGMAWALAFPSTNAVSVASTSVVLIAFAANLLMPLTESLLAISRFTPGYGAAALARWPLAEGAQTIQGDDFIIHDPLWLVLVNIGAWTAIFIAICVVLRNRDKERQ, from the coding sequence ATGAGTACCGCTACACGCACACTCCGCTTCGCCCTCTACGACCTCTCCCGCCTGCGCAAGGACTTGGCAACGTTGTTCTTCTCCGTTGCTTTGCCCGTGTTCTTCTTCCTTCTGTTCGGCGCCGCGCAGGAGTACGGGGATATGCCACTGGGCGATGGCAACGTCTCCGCCTACGTGATGATCGGCATGGCCCTCTACGCCGGCATCACGGGCGCCACCGCTGCCTCGGGTAGCTCCGTGGTGGAGGACCAGACCGGCTGGGGCCGCCAGCTGGCGCTCACTCCCCTGTCGACTGGCCAGGTGCTGTTCACGAACCTCATGAACATCGCCGTGCGCGCAGTGCTGCCGATCACGGCGGTGTACATCACGGGTGCGCTGACGAACGCGTTCATGCCCGCCGAGGAATGGATCCTCAGCTTCCTGCTCACGATCGTCGCCGCGGTGCCCTTCGGCTTCTACGGCATGGCGTGGGCGCTGGCCTTCCCGTCGACGAACGCGGTGTCCGTGGCTAGCACCTCCGTGGTGCTCATCGCCTTCGCGGCGAACCTGTTAATGCCGCTGACTGAATCCCTCCTGGCGATCAGCCGCTTCACCCCCGGCTACGGCGCGGCAGCCCTTGCCCGCTGGCCGCTGGCGGAGGGAGCACAGACGATTCAGGGCGATGATTTCATCATCCATGACCCTTTATGGCTGGTCTTGGTTAATATCGGGGCATGGACGGCCATCTTCATCGCGATTTGCGTGGTTCTCCGCAACCGGGACAAAGAACGGCAGTGA
- a CDS encoding sensor histidine kinase produces MTTQKPWSKPFAGFRVFDMLFASVWLIFLLIPLGLALASLGIDRAAMSATIALTALFITIYLFYFGTYTYFPRGWSQCRRSVTVLAVLVVIALTSSAFVGPWALSFFPFTCALIIFTCPPRLSVPTVAVSSLIVTGLTFLFLAEMAVGLLGATLSPLFILGIGLLSHKDDENRDLRHRLELTEERERIALDVHDLLGHSLTVINLKSELAKRLLDTQPSQARAQLDEIASLSRTALAEVRSTVTHLRSPTLPGAFDATARALQTAGISYSLPDDTGIAGPNGALFASVMKEATTNILRHAQAGSVEVRLAADRLQITDDGVGLSSDAEEKGHGLRGIKKRVQQAGGTAFIEQAPGGGTRIFVTMSDNQDRWE; encoded by the coding sequence GTGACAACCCAGAAGCCATGGTCAAAGCCTTTCGCCGGTTTCCGCGTGTTCGACATGCTTTTTGCCTCGGTGTGGCTGATTTTCCTGCTGATTCCGCTCGGCCTCGCACTGGCGTCACTTGGGATTGATCGAGCTGCAATGAGCGCCACGATCGCACTCACTGCCCTGTTCATTACGATCTACCTGTTCTATTTCGGCACCTACACCTACTTTCCACGAGGTTGGTCTCAATGCCGGCGCAGTGTCACGGTTCTCGCAGTCCTAGTTGTGATCGCCCTGACATCTTCGGCCTTTGTGGGGCCTTGGGCTCTTTCTTTCTTCCCCTTCACCTGCGCACTAATTATCTTTACGTGTCCACCACGCCTTTCAGTTCCTACGGTTGCGGTGTCCTCGCTCATTGTGACTGGGCTGACCTTCTTGTTCTTAGCCGAGATGGCCGTGGGTCTGCTCGGCGCGACATTATCGCCACTTTTCATCCTCGGCATCGGCTTGCTATCCCACAAGGATGATGAAAACCGCGATCTTCGGCACCGACTGGAATTGACGGAAGAACGTGAACGCATCGCTCTGGACGTACACGATCTGCTGGGACATTCGCTGACTGTCATCAACCTGAAGTCCGAGCTAGCTAAACGCCTCCTTGATACTCAGCCCTCCCAGGCACGTGCCCAGCTCGATGAGATCGCTTCCCTGTCCCGTACCGCGTTGGCTGAGGTCCGCTCAACCGTCACCCACCTGCGCAGCCCTACGCTTCCCGGCGCATTCGACGCCACTGCGCGCGCCCTTCAGACCGCCGGCATTTCCTATTCTCTGCCGGACGACACTGGAATCGCCGGACCCAATGGCGCACTTTTCGCCTCGGTGATGAAGGAGGCTACGACGAACATTCTGCGTCATGCGCAGGCGGGTTCTGTCGAGGTTCGATTGGCTGCAGACAGGCTGCAGATCACGGATGACGGCGTGGGGCTCAGTAGCGATGCCGAAGAGAAGGGACATGGACTTCGCGGCATAAAGAAACGTGTCCAGCAAGCTGGCGGTACGGCGTTCATTGAACAAGCACCAGGCGGCGGCACGCGAATATTCGTGACGATGAGCGATAACCAGGATCGATGGGAGTAG
- a CDS encoding response regulator transcription factor, translating to MGVGAVVKVLLADDQTLVRGAMAVLLSTESDIEVVAETGTGDNVVQLASEHHADVALLDIEMPGMSGIEAAGELKRSGVNCRSIIVTTFGRPGYLRKALAAGASGFVVKDTPPEQLAEAVRRVHAGHRVVDPTLAEQSLFTPESPLTQREVDVARVAVTGATIREIAHQLHLSSGTVRNHVSAIIAKTNTGTRFEAARKAQDYGWL from the coding sequence ATGGGAGTAGGAGCTGTGGTGAAGGTACTATTGGCCGACGATCAAACATTGGTGCGTGGCGCTATGGCCGTGCTGCTATCCACGGAGTCGGATATCGAGGTTGTGGCTGAGACCGGCACGGGAGATAACGTGGTGCAGCTGGCGAGTGAACACCATGCAGATGTCGCACTGCTGGATATCGAGATGCCGGGGATGAGCGGCATCGAGGCCGCCGGTGAGCTCAAACGTTCTGGTGTGAATTGTCGCAGCATCATCGTCACCACCTTTGGGCGTCCTGGCTACCTAAGGAAAGCGCTCGCGGCAGGAGCAAGTGGGTTCGTGGTGAAGGACACTCCTCCAGAGCAGTTAGCGGAGGCGGTTCGACGTGTTCATGCGGGCCATCGGGTTGTCGATCCGACGTTGGCAGAGCAGTCGTTGTTTACTCCGGAATCTCCCCTCACACAGCGGGAGGTGGATGTGGCACGAGTGGCCGTGACCGGGGCGACAATTCGGGAAATTGCTCACCAGCTCCACTTGAGTAGCGGCACCGTCCGAAACCACGTGTCCGCAATCATCGCGAAGACGAACACAGGTACACGCTTCGAGGCTGCGAGGAAAGCGCAGGATTACGGGTGGCTGTAG
- a CDS encoding VWA domain-containing protein yields the protein MTLVLLLCHASPAWAEDSKAEDSHTSGTSEGPQRLILVIDASDSMAQTDVEGGSRMNAAKAATIDVIKGLDENSDAGLIAYGPEESNTPDNPAKDLAGAGVDLAVHTAGFKVNDKAREELECIAQKNRRHLLSGRKH from the coding sequence TTGACTCTCGTTCTACTGCTCTGCCACGCCTCCCCTGCTTGGGCTGAAGATTCGAAGGCCGAAGATTCGCACACGTCCGGGACCAGCGAGGGCCCACAGCGCCTCATACTCGTCATCGATGCCTCGGATTCCATGGCACAAACGGACGTCGAGGGCGGTTCACGCATGAATGCTGCCAAGGCTGCGACCATCGACGTCATCAAGGGCCTCGACGAAAACAGCGATGCAGGCCTTATCGCCTACGGCCCCGAGGAATCGAATACACCCGACAACCCTGCCAAGGATCTTGCGGGCGCGGGTGTGGACCTCGCCGTCCACACTGCCGGTTTTAAGGTCAATGACAAGGCCCGCGAGGAGCTCGAGTGCATCGCACAAAAAAACCGGCGGCACCTACTCAGCGGCCGAAAACACTGA
- the ligA gene encoding NAD-dependent DNA ligase LigA produces MTSADNTEGSTTATDPATRWQELVDEVRHHRQAYYYGNAEISDADFDALLSELQQLEAEHPEVVTETSPTTEVAPAPPESSPFRNVDHRERMLSLDNVFDGGQLQGWLERTPAETYLTELKIDGASINLLYVNGTLELALTRGDGTTGEDITHNARTLDDIPDELHGTEEFPVPELVEIRGEVFITVEDFATMNAQRQAAGEKLFANPRNAAAGAMRQKNAEDTAKRPLRLICHGIGAREGFEVTSQHKAYRALEAWGLPVSPYTKQVHSAEEVVKQVEYWGNHRHDAAHEMDGLVIKVDSLDEQLALGTTSRAPKWAIAYKYPPEEAMTRLRNIRIGIGRTGRATPYAVMEPKYVAGSTVSMATLHNPTEAHRKGIRLGDTIMIRKAGEVIPEVLGPVEDKRSGSEREYLYSTLCPECGTLLAPTKEDDADWRCPNTRFCPGQLHTRLSYLAGRGAFDIDALGEKAAYDLISSGVLADESGLFALTSEDLERTTAYTSQTTAAERKKDPTRLRKLNKAGRTLIEKLEEAKHVDLWRVLVALSIRHAGPTAAKALAKHFGSVKAIRAASVEEMSEIDGVGTIIAQSVADWFTVDWHVDIVDAWAAAGVRMEAPEPDATSASDASNGESGVGVDATLLEGLTIVVTGTLENYDRTGAKEAIEDRGGKAAGSVSKKTDFLVAGEKAGSKLTKATDLGVPVLDEGGFEKLLAEGPDTVS; encoded by the coding sequence GTGACTAGCGCAGACAACACCGAAGGCAGCACGACCGCGACCGACCCGGCCACCCGCTGGCAGGAACTGGTCGACGAGGTCCGCCACCACCGCCAGGCGTACTACTACGGCAACGCGGAGATCTCCGACGCGGACTTCGATGCGCTCCTGAGCGAACTGCAGCAACTCGAGGCCGAGCACCCCGAGGTCGTAACCGAGACCAGCCCAACGACAGAGGTCGCCCCAGCCCCGCCCGAGTCATCGCCATTCCGCAACGTGGACCACCGCGAACGGATGCTGAGCCTCGACAACGTCTTCGACGGCGGACAGCTGCAAGGCTGGCTGGAACGCACGCCGGCAGAGACTTACCTCACCGAACTGAAAATCGACGGTGCCTCCATCAACCTGCTATACGTCAATGGCACATTGGAGTTGGCGCTCACCCGAGGCGATGGCACCACCGGCGAAGACATCACGCACAACGCCCGCACCCTCGACGATATCCCCGACGAACTACACGGTACCGAGGAATTCCCAGTACCAGAGCTCGTGGAAATCCGCGGCGAGGTGTTCATTACCGTCGAGGACTTCGCCACAATGAACGCCCAGCGTCAAGCTGCCGGCGAAAAGCTCTTCGCCAACCCCCGCAACGCTGCGGCCGGTGCGATGCGCCAGAAAAATGCCGAAGACACAGCCAAGCGCCCCCTGCGCTTGATCTGCCACGGCATCGGCGCCCGCGAGGGTTTCGAGGTCACCAGCCAGCACAAGGCCTACCGAGCACTCGAAGCCTGGGGACTGCCGGTCAGCCCGTACACCAAGCAAGTGCACAGCGCCGAGGAGGTCGTGAAGCAGGTCGAGTACTGGGGTAACCACCGCCACGACGCCGCCCACGAGATGGACGGACTAGTCATTAAGGTCGACAGTCTCGATGAGCAGCTAGCCCTAGGCACAACCAGTCGCGCGCCGAAATGGGCCATTGCCTACAAGTATCCCCCCGAGGAGGCCATGACCCGTTTGCGCAACATTCGCATCGGAATTGGCCGCACCGGCCGCGCCACCCCATATGCTGTGATGGAGCCCAAATACGTCGCCGGATCCACCGTGTCCATGGCCACCCTCCACAACCCCACGGAGGCGCACCGCAAGGGCATCCGCCTTGGCGATACGATCATGATCCGCAAGGCCGGTGAAGTGATCCCAGAGGTCTTGGGCCCCGTCGAGGACAAACGCAGCGGTTCCGAGCGCGAATACCTTTACTCCACGCTCTGCCCAGAGTGCGGCACCCTGCTGGCACCGACGAAGGAGGACGACGCCGACTGGCGCTGCCCCAACACCCGCTTCTGTCCCGGCCAACTGCACACCCGACTCAGTTACCTCGCAGGACGTGGCGCCTTCGACATCGATGCTCTGGGTGAGAAGGCAGCCTACGACCTCATCAGCTCCGGAGTTTTGGCAGACGAGTCTGGGTTGTTCGCGCTGACGTCGGAGGATTTGGAACGCACAACCGCATACACGTCACAGACGACCGCGGCGGAGCGGAAGAAGGACCCAACTCGCCTGCGTAAGCTCAACAAAGCGGGGCGCACGCTAATCGAGAAGCTGGAAGAAGCTAAGCACGTCGATTTGTGGCGGGTTCTCGTCGCATTGTCCATCCGCCATGCGGGACCGACCGCGGCTAAGGCGTTGGCCAAGCACTTCGGGTCCGTGAAGGCTATCCGTGCGGCGAGCGTGGAAGAAATGTCTGAGATCGACGGTGTGGGTACCATCATCGCCCAATCCGTCGCCGACTGGTTCACCGTCGATTGGCACGTGGACATCGTGGACGCTTGGGCCGCCGCCGGAGTGCGGATGGAGGCTCCTGAGCCCGACGCCACCAGTGCGTCAGATGCAAGCAACGGTGAGTCCGGAGTAGGTGTTGATGCGACGTTGCTGGAGGGGCTGACGATCGTCGTCACCGGCACCTTGGAGAATTACGACCGCACGGGGGCCAAGGAGGCCATCGAGGATCGGGGCGGCAAGGCCGCAGGAAGTGTGTCGAAGAAGACGGACTTCCTCGTCGCTGGTGAAAAAGCTGGCTCCAAGCTGACGAAGGCGACCGATTTGGGCGTACCGGTGCTGGATGAGGGGGGCTTCGAGAAGCTGCTGGCGGAGGGCCCGGATACAGTGAGCTAG
- a CDS encoding TspO/MBR family protein, with translation MNPFGILIDKYNSASLKKQRRYRTISATSLAVMVNAAVGSVATDPNSGWYKSINKPVIQPPAWLFPIVWTGLYIDIAYVVGQSLADLGEREGKGRKFTELQESLGTNIALNAGWSLLFFRGRAPLLATIEAAALAASTADLVAKCRAVEAQRGNLLLPYVAWTSFATVLTGSIWWLNRNRKH, from the coding sequence ATGAATCCTTTCGGCATCCTCATCGACAAGTACAATTCCGCTAGCTTGAAGAAACAGCGCCGCTACCGAACCATCAGCGCAACCTCGTTGGCAGTGATGGTCAATGCGGCGGTCGGCTCGGTTGCTACGGATCCAAATTCCGGGTGGTATAAGAGCATTAACAAGCCAGTTATTCAACCACCGGCCTGGCTGTTCCCAATCGTTTGGACCGGCCTCTACATTGATATTGCCTACGTGGTGGGGCAGAGCCTCGCCGATCTAGGGGAGCGTGAGGGTAAAGGCCGCAAATTCACAGAACTACAAGAGTCCCTCGGTACCAATATCGCGCTGAATGCTGGATGGAGCCTTCTCTTCTTCCGCGGCAGAGCACCATTGCTGGCGACGATTGAAGCTGCTGCACTCGCCGCGTCCACAGCCGACCTGGTAGCGAAGTGCCGTGCCGTGGAAGCCCAGCGCGGCAATCTACTGCTTCCGTACGTTGCGTGGACGAGCTTTGCTACCGTGCTCACCGGTAGCATTTGGTGGCTCAACCGCAACCGCAAGCACTAG
- a CDS encoding thiol-disulfide oxidoreductase DCC family protein, with amino-acid sequence MSIATATFYFDGDCGFCQWAAEKLKKLTTDGLDIAPAYPVADPWTPATVAQHIETHAVYQRSVVKAFSTGSGTAAADLFLGHKGIGQCLIDFGANPCVRAAGRVLVVPLLSPLFAGMYRLVALNRHRLGSLVGAQACRLS; translated from the coding sequence GTGAGCATTGCGACCGCCACCTTCTACTTCGACGGTGACTGCGGCTTCTGCCAGTGGGCCGCCGAGAAATTGAAGAAGCTCACAACAGACGGGCTCGACATTGCACCCGCGTATCCCGTCGCAGACCCGTGGACTCCAGCGACTGTGGCTCAACACATAGAAACGCACGCGGTTTATCAGAGATCCGTTGTCAAAGCCTTCAGCACTGGAAGCGGTACGGCTGCGGCCGACTTATTCCTCGGCCACAAGGGTATCGGCCAGTGTCTCATCGATTTTGGTGCCAACCCCTGCGTCAGGGCTGCCGGGCGCGTACTCGTCGTCCCACTGCTTTCTCCATTGTTTGCTGGGATGTACCGCCTAGTCGCTCTCAATAGGCACAGGCTGGGATCACTCGTCGGTGCGCAAGCCTGCCGTCTGAGTTGA